The stretch of DNA GCGCACCGGGTCACCGACCAGGGTGGCCCGCCCGCTCACCGTCGCGCGCGCGGCCGCGAGCTCGTCCACCGGGCCCTGCAGCGCAGCCAGCACCGCCAGTGAGCCGGCAGCCAGCCCGCCGGCGAGGGCGCCGACCGTCAGCAAGGCGACCAGCAGGCGGCGGTCCGGGCGGACTCGCCCGGTCAGGGCCGCCGCGCCGAGCAGGGAAGCCACCAGCACCCCGGCCGACGCCCCCGCCACCAGGCCGACCGGCAGCGGCGAGCGCCAGGCCGCCGTGCCGACGAAGGCACCTGCCCAGGTCGCCAGGGCCGGCAGGACGAGCCGGAGGTCGGCGGGCTGGTCGGCCGGCTCCGCCGGCGGGCTGGTCGGCTGCTCGGCCTGCTGGCCAGGCGGCACGTCGGCCGGGGTGGCGGCAGCCTGGCCAGTGGTCACACCGTCACCAGGGGCCGGAGATCGCCCAGGGTCGCCTCACCGATTCCCGAGACCTCACCGAGCTCCTCCACGGTGCTGAACCGCCCGTTCGCCGCCCGCCAGTCGAGGATCCGCTGGGCGAGCACCGGCCCGATCCCGGGCAGCGTGTCGAGCTGCTCGAGCGTGGCCGTGTTGAGGTCGACCGGCGCGGCCGGCGCCGATACCCCCGGCACCGCCACCCCTGGCGTGCCCGCAGCACCCGCCGCGGGCGGCACGGCGGCACCCACGGCACCACGCCGGGCCACGACGACCTGCTCGCCGTCGACGGCCGGCCGGGCGAGGTTGACGCTCGCCGGGTCGCCGCGACCGGTGAGCCCGCCGACGGCTGCCACGGCGTCGGCGACCCGCGAACCGGCGGGCAGCTCCACCACGCCGGGGCGTCGCACCGCGCCGACGACGTGCACGACGAGCATGCCCGTGGACGCGCTGGCCGCCGCGACCGGGCCGGCGAGAGGCGAGCCGGCACCGCCGTCGGCTGCTCCACCATCGGCTGCACCGGCGGCGGGGCCACCGGATGCCCCGGCGGGCAGCGGAGCGCCGACCAGCCGGGCGCGGTCCGGAGCGGGCAGCTCGCGCGGCCGGGCCAGCCAGGTCGTGACGGCGGCGGCGAGGACCGCGACCAGCACCAGGACGAGCAGGGCGACCACCGCGCGCCCGGCGGGTGCGACGACCGCCGCGCGCAGCCGCACCGGCAGCCGGTCGGCTACTGCCGCGAGCCTGGGTCCGGCCGTCGCCGGTCGCTGCCCGGCCGGGCGCCCCGGTGGCGGGCGTGGTGCCACGGGCAGCGCCGGGTCGGGCTCGAGCGACCCGTCTCGCGAAACCGAGACGTCGGTCGGCAGCGGCCGGGTCGGGACCCACCCGGACGGCGGGCCGGTCTCGGCTCCGCGACCTCCGAGGACCCGCTGCAGCCGGCGCACTGCCAGCGCGGCCGGGTCGTCGTCGTGGGCCGGACCGGCGGCCACGGTGGCGTCCGTGCCACCGGGCATGCCGGTCCACCCGCGACGGTGCCGTGCTCTGCGCGTGCCCACCCGACGACGCTAGGGACCGGAGGGCGCCCGGTCGGTCGGCCACGGGCGAGTTGTGGACGACTGCCGGGCGACGTACGACCTGTGGACGAGTGCGGTGCGACGTACGCCTCCAGGTGCGGTGCGACGTACGGCCTGCGGGTGCGGTGCGACGTACGGCCTGCGGGCGCGAGCGCGACGTATGACCTGACCGGTGCTGCGGCGACCGCGACCGACCGCGGACCCCACGCCCGTGGGCGCCGGCGGTCAGCGCCGTCAGGCGCCGGCGGGACCGCTCGGCGCGACGACCACGGCCAGCATCCCCGGGCCGACGTGGGCGCCGACCACGGCGCCCACCTCGCTGACCAGCAGGTCGCCGAGGCCGGGCAGCCGGCCACGCAGGCGCTCGGCGAGAGCAGCGGCGCGGTCCGGGTTGGCCAGGTGGTGCACCGCCGCGTCGACGGGGCCGTGGCCGGCGCGCTCGACGGCCAGCTCCTCGAGCCGGGCGATCGCCTTGGCCGACGTGCGGACCTTCTCCAGCGGCTCGATGTGACCGTCGACCAGGTGCAGCAGCGGTTTGACGGCGAAGGCCGAGCCGAGGAGGGCCGCGGCCGGGCCGATCCGGCCGCCGCGGCGGAGGTACTCGAGGGTGTCGACGTAGAACACCGCCGCCGACGACTCGGCGCGCTCGCGGGCCACCTGGGCCACGTCGTCGAGGGTGCCGCCCACGGCCGCGGCGCGGGCGGCCGCGAGCACGGCGAAGCCGAGGCCCATGCCGAGCGACCGCGAGTCGACGACCTCCACCCGCAGCGGCGCCTCCTTGGCCGCGAGCTTGGCCGAGTCGACGGTGCCCGACATCTGCGACGACAGGTGCACCGACACGACGCCGGCGGCCCCGGCAGCGGCCGCCCGGTCATAGGCGGCGGCGAACGCCGCCGGCCCCGGCCGGGAGGTCGTGACCGGCGTCCAGGACCGCAGCGCCTCGGTGACGCTGCGGGAGGACGTCTCGCCGCCCTCGTCGTGGGCCTGGCCGCCGATGACGACCTGCAGCGGCACCACCTCGATGCCGTGCTCCGCCACCAGCTGCATCGGGAGATAGCTCGTCGAGTCGGTGACGACCACGACCGGTCCAGTGCCCGGCGGCCGCGACGGCCGGCTCATGCGGGGACGACGTTGACCAGGCGCGGTGCGCGCACCACGACGGTGCGGACGTCGCGGCCGTCGAGCGCGCGGGTGACCGCCTCGGAGGCCAGCGCCCGCTCGCGCAGCTCGTCGTCGGACACGTCCGGCGTCACCTCGATGCGGTCGCGCACCTTGCCGGCCACCTGCAGGACGCAGGTCACCGACGCGACCGCCAGCAGGCCCGGGT from Actinomycetes bacterium encodes:
- a CDS encoding DegV family protein; translation: MSRPSRPPGTGPVVVVTDSTSYLPMQLVAEHGIEVVPLQVVIGGQAHDEGGETSSRSVTEALRSWTPVTTSRPGPAAFAAAYDRAAAAGAAGVVSVHLSSQMSGTVDSAKLAAKEAPLRVEVVDSRSLGMGLGFAVLAAARAAAVGGTLDDVAQVARERAESSAAVFYVDTLEYLRRGGRIGPAAALLGSAFAVKPLLHLVDGHIEPLEKVRTSAKAIARLEELAVERAGHGPVDAAVHHLANPDRAAALAERLRGRLPGLGDLLVSEVGAVVGAHVGPGMLAVVVAPSGPAGA
- a CDS encoding helix-hairpin-helix domain-containing protein; amino-acid sequence: MPGGTDATVAAGPAHDDDPAALAVRRLQRVLGGRGAETGPPSGWVPTRPLPTDVSVSRDGSLEPDPALPVAPRPPPGRPAGQRPATAGPRLAAVADRLPVRLRAAVVAPAGRAVVALLVLVLVAVLAAAVTTWLARPRELPAPDRARLVGAPLPAGASGGPAAGAADGGAADGGAGSPLAGPVAAASASTGMLVVHVVGAVRRPGVVELPAGSRVADAVAAVGGLTGRGDPASVNLARPAVDGEQVVVARRGAVGAAVPPAAGAAGTPGVAVPGVSAPAAPVDLNTATLEQLDTLPGIGPVLAQRILDWRAANGRFSTVEELGEVSGIGEATLGDLRPLVTV